One window from the genome of Amycolatopsis sp. NBC_01480 encodes:
- a CDS encoding LLM class flavin-dependent oxidoreductase, with protein MAGVAHPRFGVWAVVYGSWGPFDHPDDPVDASWERNKRLILEADRLGFDSTLIAQHLVNPFGDELDQLETWTSAAALAALTERIEIIAAIKPYLVHPVVLAKQALQIEQISGGRFGLNLVNAWFKPELQRAGIPFAEHDERYAYGREWITVVRGLLNGERVSFQGKYFQVEDYQLRPIDATRTRPTVYVGGESDPARALVADKADVWFINGQPRAEVERLIADVAARPREGDPVRFGLSAFVVARETDAEAEAELAALWELAEAGKARWEALVADADPKAVMFQTFAKYPHIGTNGGTAAGLVGSYDTVARRIREWADLGIETFMLQFQPFEAEMRRFAEHVVPRVRELAPNIS; from the coding sequence GTGGCCGGTGTGGCGCATCCGCGGTTCGGTGTCTGGGCCGTCGTCTACGGCTCGTGGGGGCCGTTCGACCATCCGGACGACCCGGTCGACGCGAGCTGGGAGCGGAACAAACGGCTGATCCTCGAGGCCGACCGGCTCGGGTTCGACTCCACGCTGATCGCCCAGCACCTGGTGAACCCGTTCGGCGACGAGCTGGACCAGCTGGAGACCTGGACGTCGGCGGCGGCGCTCGCGGCGCTGACCGAGCGGATCGAGATCATCGCCGCGATCAAGCCGTACCTGGTGCATCCCGTGGTGCTGGCGAAGCAGGCGCTGCAGATCGAACAGATCAGCGGCGGCCGCTTCGGGCTGAACCTGGTCAACGCCTGGTTCAAGCCCGAGCTGCAGCGCGCCGGCATCCCGTTCGCCGAGCACGACGAGCGGTACGCCTACGGCCGCGAGTGGATCACCGTCGTGCGCGGGCTGCTGAACGGCGAGCGCGTTTCCTTCCAGGGCAAGTACTTCCAGGTCGAGGACTACCAGCTGCGCCCGATCGACGCGACACGCACGCGTCCCACGGTGTACGTCGGCGGCGAGTCGGACCCGGCCCGCGCGCTGGTCGCGGACAAGGCCGACGTGTGGTTCATCAACGGCCAGCCCCGCGCCGAGGTCGAGCGGCTGATCGCGGACGTGGCCGCGCGGCCGAGGGAGGGCGACCCGGTCCGGTTCGGGCTGTCCGCGTTTGTCGTCGCGCGCGAGACGGACGCCGAGGCCGAGGCGGAATTGGCCGCGCTGTGGGAACTCGCGGAAGCCGGCAAGGCCCGGTGGGAGGCCCTGGTCGCCGACGCCGACCCGAAAGCGGTGATGTTCCAGACCTTCGCGAAGTACCCGCACATCGGCACCAACGGCGGCACCGCGGCCGGCCTGGTCGGCAGCTACGACACGGTCGCGCGCCGCATCCGCGAGTGGGCCGACCTCGGCATCGAGACGTTCATGCTCCAGTTCCAGCCGTTCGAGGCGGAGATGCGCCGGTTCGCCGAGCACGTCGTCCCGCGGGTGCGGGAACTCGCCCCGAACATCAGTTGA
- a CDS encoding PPOX class F420-dependent oxidoreductase — MFTEAEIAYLAEQGLGRIATQQPGGTLQVSPVAFTYNAEAEAIDVTGYNLTRSRKYRNVADNGRVAFVVDDRPSLEPMRIRCLEIRGHAEVVTDVFETDGHLDGAVIRIHPERIISMGIDDPDHSPLELKPNNRNV; from the coding sequence ATGTTCACCGAAGCCGAAATCGCCTACCTGGCCGAGCAGGGCCTTGGCCGGATCGCCACCCAGCAGCCCGGCGGGACCCTGCAGGTCAGCCCGGTCGCGTTCACTTACAACGCGGAAGCCGAGGCCATCGACGTCACCGGCTACAACCTCACGCGCAGCCGCAAGTACCGCAATGTCGCGGACAACGGACGGGTCGCGTTCGTCGTCGACGACCGGCCGTCGCTGGAGCCGATGCGCATCCGCTGCCTGGAGATCCGCGGTCACGCCGAGGTGGTCACCGACGTCTTCGAGACCGACGGCCACCTCGACGGCGCCGTGATCCGCATCCACCCGGAGCGGATCATCAGCATGGGCATCGACGATCCGGACCACTCGCCCCTCGAGCTGAAGCCGAACAACCGCAACGTCTGA
- a CDS encoding ABC transporter ATP-binding protein → MRAVEAAEVAPSTYAWEIRAEGLKVRVGRQKMAVNGLDLSLGTGVHGLLGPNGAGKTTLIRTLATVLRPTEGSLTLLGESVGGRIDQRGLRRRIGYLPQTFGYYKRFTVREFVEYLAWLKEMSKEDIPGAVQRAIERVGLADRADDKLKTLSGGMVRRVGIAQAIVNDPQILLLDEPTAGLDPAQRVRFRELLQQIGQDACVVVSTHLVEDVAAACSDVVLFAEGRLVFQGTPDQLAAAGGPEHVGDSPIERGYSALLNHERGREAW, encoded by the coding sequence ATGCGGGCAGTCGAAGCCGCAGAGGTCGCTCCGTCGACCTACGCCTGGGAAATCCGGGCCGAGGGGCTGAAAGTACGGGTCGGACGGCAGAAGATGGCCGTCAACGGCCTCGATCTCTCGCTGGGAACGGGAGTGCACGGGCTGCTCGGGCCCAACGGGGCCGGCAAGACCACGCTGATCCGGACGCTGGCGACGGTGCTCCGGCCGACCGAAGGCAGCCTGACGCTGCTCGGTGAGTCCGTCGGGGGACGCATCGACCAGCGCGGCCTGCGCCGCCGGATCGGGTACCTGCCGCAGACGTTCGGCTACTACAAGCGCTTCACCGTGCGCGAGTTCGTCGAGTACCTGGCCTGGCTCAAGGAGATGTCCAAAGAGGACATCCCGGGGGCGGTGCAGCGGGCGATCGAGCGCGTCGGGCTGGCCGACCGCGCCGACGACAAGCTCAAGACGCTTTCGGGCGGCATGGTCCGCCGGGTCGGGATCGCCCAGGCGATCGTCAACGACCCGCAGATCCTGCTGCTCGACGAGCCCACCGCCGGGCTCGACCCGGCGCAGCGCGTGCGGTTCCGCGAGCTGCTGCAGCAGATCGGCCAGGACGCGTGTGTGGTCGTCTCGACGCACCTGGTCGAGGACGTGGCCGCGGCCTGCAGCGATGTGGTCCTGTTCGCCGAGGGCCGGCTGGTCTTCCAGGGCACGCCGGACCAGCTGGCCGCGGCGGGCGGGCCGGAGCACGTCGGCGACAGTCCGATCGAGCGCGGCTACTCCGCGCTGCTGAACCACGAGCGCGGCCGGGAGGCGTGGTGA
- a CDS encoding zf-HC2 domain-containing protein, with the protein MNHVADRLLTGYLDGQDLPADQAWAVEAHLELCAVCRGRLAALSTPDVSALLDGVWAGLEPKLGTRPRPATSRFRTLLDQWTTPVMLPWLLMVLLVSLVSVWLDWTQVWQHGSFVQLFAPVLPVLGVAASWSGGLDPAHELVTASPRAGLDLVLRRTTAVLVAVLPVLLLAGWLTGSSVGLWLLPSLAFTTATLALGLLIGVQRAAIALVVVWLAVLAAPTLATGASFAMQAGATPVWAGIFALTVVVMVLRRSAFTRLIAHR; encoded by the coding sequence ATGAACCACGTCGCCGATCGGCTGCTCACCGGCTACCTCGACGGGCAAGACCTGCCCGCCGACCAGGCCTGGGCGGTCGAAGCCCACCTGGAGCTGTGCGCGGTCTGCCGGGGCCGGCTCGCCGCACTGTCCACACCGGACGTTTCGGCGCTGCTGGACGGCGTCTGGGCGGGCCTCGAGCCGAAGCTCGGCACGCGTCCGCGGCCGGCCACCAGCCGGTTCCGGACCCTGCTGGACCAGTGGACGACGCCGGTGATGCTGCCGTGGCTCCTGATGGTGCTGCTGGTCTCGCTCGTCTCGGTGTGGCTGGACTGGACGCAGGTCTGGCAGCACGGGTCGTTCGTGCAGCTGTTCGCGCCGGTGCTGCCGGTGCTGGGCGTGGCCGCCTCGTGGTCGGGCGGGCTGGACCCGGCCCACGAGCTGGTCACGGCGAGCCCGCGGGCCGGGCTGGACCTGGTGTTGCGCCGGACCACCGCGGTGCTGGTGGCGGTGCTGCCGGTGCTGCTGCTCGCGGGCTGGCTCACCGGGTCTTCGGTGGGGCTGTGGCTGCTGCCGAGCCTGGCGTTCACGACGGCGACGCTCGCGCTCGGGCTGCTGATCGGGGTGCAGCGCGCGGCCATCGCACTGGTGGTGGTGTGGCTGGCCGTGCTCGCGGCGCCGACGCTCGCCACCGGCGCCTCGTTCGCCATGCAGGCCGGGGCCACGCCCGTCTGGGCCGGAATCTTCGCGCTGACCGTGGTGGTGATGGTGCTCCGCCGGAGCGCCTTCACGCGGCTCATCGCTCATCGATAG
- a CDS encoding RNA polymerase sigma factor → MAGGVLPGVKHKPPAEADEEQLVRRTARGDRAAFEEFYRRTSPWLAVRLRRRCADEQVVAEVMQETYLAVWRAAGSFSGAAAGGTAVGWVWTIAARRLVDAFRRRAHHAQPPPAVQVAVVAPAAEEEALAATVGDYVGDALRALAPELRQILQAMVLDGLSVRETAVLLGLPEGTVKTRARRARIAMREALS, encoded by the coding sequence ATGGCCGGTGGCGTCTTGCCTGGTGTGAAGCACAAGCCACCAGCGGAGGCCGACGAGGAGCAACTCGTCCGCCGGACGGCGCGGGGTGACCGGGCGGCGTTCGAAGAGTTCTACCGCCGCACGTCGCCCTGGCTCGCCGTGCGCCTGCGCCGCCGTTGCGCCGACGAACAGGTCGTCGCGGAGGTCATGCAGGAGACCTACCTGGCCGTCTGGCGGGCCGCCGGCTCGTTCTCGGGCGCCGCGGCCGGCGGGACGGCCGTCGGGTGGGTGTGGACGATCGCCGCGCGCCGGCTCGTCGACGCGTTCCGGCGGCGAGCGCACCACGCGCAGCCGCCGCCGGCCGTCCAGGTCGCGGTGGTGGCACCCGCCGCCGAGGAGGAGGCGCTGGCCGCGACGGTCGGCGACTACGTCGGCGACGCACTGCGGGCCTTGGCGCCCGAACTGCGCCAGATCCTGCAGGCGATGGTGCTCGACGGGCTGTCCGTCCGGGAGACGGCCGTCCTGCTCGGGCTCCCGGAAGGAACTGTGAAAACACGGGCGCGCCGCGCGCGGATCGCCATGCGAGAGGCACTGTCATGA
- a CDS encoding response regulator transcription factor: protein MKIKVFISCADPLTRAGLSALLTGQDDLEVIGQCGRVCEALAQLPGLDEVVAVVPDPGDDFTAFRRLGATAKVITFAELGDAFRPVDLITLNARAVLSPATTPDELMLAIRVVAAGDTVLMPVEVHRQVSSLMQDSDTTRRGGADLQLTSRERDVLELLAYGLSNADIALRLSVSAATVRSHVHHILQKFAVPSRAQAVIAAYGAGLVALAASEDRRLPELA from the coding sequence TTGAAGATCAAGGTATTCATCTCTTGTGCCGACCCACTCACGCGAGCCGGGCTCTCGGCGCTGCTGACCGGTCAGGACGACCTCGAGGTCATCGGCCAGTGCGGCCGGGTGTGCGAAGCGCTCGCCCAGCTGCCGGGCCTGGACGAGGTGGTGGCGGTGGTGCCCGACCCGGGCGACGACTTCACCGCGTTCCGCCGGCTGGGCGCCACGGCCAAGGTGATCACGTTCGCCGAACTCGGGGACGCCTTCCGGCCGGTGGACCTGATCACGCTGAACGCGCGGGCGGTCTTGTCGCCGGCCACGACCCCGGACGAGCTGATGCTCGCGATCCGGGTGGTGGCGGCGGGCGACACCGTGCTGATGCCGGTCGAGGTGCACCGCCAGGTGTCGTCCCTGATGCAGGACTCGGACACCACCCGCCGCGGTGGCGCGGACCTGCAGCTGACCAGCCGGGAACGCGACGTGCTGGAGCTGCTCGCCTATGGACTGTCCAACGCGGACATCGCGCTCCGGCTGTCGGTCTCGGCGGCGACGGTGCGCTCGCACGTCCACCACATCCTGCAGAAGTTCGCCGTGCCCAGCCGGGCCCAGGCGGTGATCGCGGCGTACGGGGCCGGGCTGGTCGCGCTCGCGGCGAGCGAGGACAGGAGGCTGCCGGAACTCGCCTGA
- a CDS encoding response regulator transcription factor — MTIRVLIAEDQELIRTALVTLVGLEPDIDVVAQAEDGAEAVAIAAGTELDLVVLDIDMPVLDGLSAAEQLAAGHPGLALVMLTSHGRPGYLKRAVQAGARGFVTKNVSGTELAKVIREVHAGGRYLDPDLVADAMFAGECPLAARELEILRLAEDGRPLSGIAKTLSLQEGTVRNYMSAAITKLGVDNRMSAVRHARNMGWL, encoded by the coding sequence GTGACCATCCGCGTACTGATCGCCGAGGACCAGGAGCTGATCCGCACCGCGCTGGTCACCCTGGTCGGGCTGGAGCCGGACATCGACGTCGTGGCCCAGGCCGAGGACGGGGCCGAGGCGGTGGCGATCGCCGCCGGCACCGAGCTCGACCTGGTGGTGCTGGACATCGACATGCCGGTGCTGGACGGGCTCTCGGCCGCCGAGCAGCTCGCCGCCGGGCATCCCGGCCTGGCGCTGGTGATGCTGACCAGCCACGGCCGTCCCGGCTACCTGAAGCGGGCCGTGCAGGCGGGCGCGCGCGGGTTCGTGACCAAGAACGTGTCGGGCACGGAGCTGGCCAAGGTCATCCGCGAGGTGCACGCCGGCGGCCGCTACCTCGACCCCGACCTGGTCGCCGACGCGATGTTCGCCGGGGAGTGCCCGCTCGCCGCGCGTGAGCTGGAGATCCTCCGGCTGGCCGAGGACGGGCGTCCGCTGTCGGGCATCGCGAAGACGCTTTCGCTGCAGGAGGGCACCGTGCGCAACTACATGTCCGCGGCGATCACCAAGCTGGGTGTCGACAACCGCATGAGCGCGGTCCGGCACGCCAGGAACATGGGCTGGCTGTAA
- a CDS encoding sensor histidine kinase has product MSEQVVVMETFGAVALRAPLVRGNGEETRAMARRSRTAVARTATILLIVLCVAYGVEPLFSSGAPRTGALWATLLGLAAFSAVLAHVIWSGTQLVAGGKPWSLVVAGILAVGMYLRFGPALVALPAIFCGAAVFTLSRVRAAALVVIVVGGSWLLLARSALPAGEIVDLIGRGLVVMVVVAVVGTVILLNGEVERSRGELARVAVLEERLRFARDVHDLLGHSLSVIALKGEVAARLTARDPERGAAEMDAVVDLARRSVDEVRTLVRGYRRQSLKAEVEGGVSVLTAAGVECRVDEVPAGLPDRVEPVFGWVVREAVTNILRHSEATRCDIGFQQTGGRISLVVTNNGVRESPADGLGNGLAGLAERLGAVGGTLESGPEPGGGFRLTASAPLEEK; this is encoded by the coding sequence ATGAGCGAACAGGTGGTCGTGATGGAGACCTTCGGCGCCGTCGCGCTCCGCGCTCCGCTCGTCCGGGGGAACGGGGAGGAAACACGGGCCATGGCGCGACGCTCGCGGACCGCGGTGGCCCGGACGGCGACGATCCTGCTGATCGTGCTCTGCGTCGCGTACGGCGTCGAGCCGCTGTTCTCCTCCGGCGCACCGCGGACCGGCGCTCTCTGGGCCACGCTGCTGGGCCTGGCCGCCTTCAGCGCTGTGCTCGCCCACGTGATCTGGAGCGGCACCCAGCTGGTGGCCGGCGGAAAACCCTGGTCGCTGGTCGTGGCCGGGATCCTCGCCGTGGGCATGTACCTGCGCTTCGGTCCGGCCCTGGTGGCGCTGCCGGCGATCTTCTGCGGCGCCGCGGTCTTCACGCTCAGCCGGGTGCGCGCCGCCGCACTGGTCGTGATCGTGGTCGGCGGCTCCTGGCTGCTGCTCGCGCGCTCGGCGCTGCCGGCCGGGGAGATCGTCGACCTGATCGGCCGCGGGCTCGTGGTGATGGTGGTGGTCGCCGTGGTGGGCACGGTGATCCTGCTCAACGGCGAGGTCGAGCGCAGCCGCGGCGAGCTCGCGCGGGTCGCGGTGCTGGAGGAGCGGCTGCGCTTCGCCCGCGACGTGCACGACCTGCTGGGCCACAGCCTGTCCGTGATCGCGTTGAAGGGCGAGGTCGCGGCCCGGCTCACCGCCCGTGATCCGGAGCGCGGCGCGGCTGAGATGGACGCGGTCGTCGATCTCGCCCGCCGGTCCGTGGACGAGGTGCGCACGCTGGTGCGGGGTTACCGCCGGCAGTCGCTGAAGGCCGAGGTCGAGGGCGGGGTGAGTGTGCTGACCGCGGCCGGGGTCGAGTGCCGGGTGGACGAGGTGCCCGCGGGCCTGCCGGACCGGGTCGAGCCGGTGTTCGGCTGGGTGGTGCGCGAGGCCGTCACGAACATCCTGCGCCACAGCGAGGCCACCCGGTGCGACATCGGCTTCCAGCAGACGGGCGGGCGGATCAGCCTGGTGGTGACCAACAACGGCGTCCGCGAGAGCCCGGCCGACGGGCTGGGCAACGGCCTGGCCGGGCTGGCCGAGCGGCTCGGCGCCGTCGGCGGCACGCTGGAGAGCGGACCGGAGCCCGGCGGCGGCTTCCGGCTCACCGCTTCGGCCCCGCTGGAGGAGAAGTGA
- a CDS encoding ABC transporter permease — protein sequence MTWLGYARAQFLLSQQVYWKRIGIALTGTLVPLVLGGFMPFQLRHGPAVDGAPAGMYALTGFLAFALFFTVYTLVNAVTSRRDALVYKRLRAASLPDSAIFAGEGAAASLPGLIVAVLLIVFGLVALDAGAPANPLLLVVGLVLGVAMFALLAVGISGILPSADTSMWIVTPVMVLFMFCSGIYAPLSSLPGPLADAAVYLPMAPVVSIVRTAYLGADFAGHNAIMGLSGAGAPLGFLGQFQACIGPLCVTVAWAVIGLSLARKFFRWDPKRSGR from the coding sequence ATGACCTGGCTCGGTTACGCGCGGGCGCAGTTCCTGTTGTCCCAGCAGGTGTACTGGAAGCGCATCGGCATCGCGCTCACCGGCACCCTGGTGCCCCTCGTGCTCGGCGGCTTCATGCCGTTCCAGCTCCGCCACGGCCCGGCCGTGGACGGCGCGCCCGCCGGGATGTACGCGCTCACCGGATTCCTCGCCTTCGCCTTGTTCTTCACGGTGTACACGCTGGTGAACGCGGTGACCTCGCGGCGCGATGCGTTGGTGTACAAGCGATTGCGCGCGGCCTCGCTGCCGGACAGCGCGATCTTCGCCGGAGAGGGGGCCGCGGCCTCGCTGCCCGGGCTGATCGTGGCGGTGCTGCTGATCGTCTTCGGCCTGGTGGCCCTGGACGCCGGCGCGCCCGCGAACCCGTTGCTGCTGGTCGTCGGGCTGGTGCTGGGGGTGGCGATGTTCGCGCTGCTCGCGGTCGGGATCTCCGGGATCCTGCCCAGCGCCGACACCTCGATGTGGATCGTCACGCCGGTGATGGTGCTGTTCATGTTCTGCTCCGGGATCTACGCACCGCTCTCGTCGCTGCCCGGCCCGCTCGCGGACGCCGCGGTCTACCTGCCGATGGCGCCGGTGGTCAGCATCGTGCGCACGGCCTACCTCGGCGCGGACTTCGCCGGCCACAACGCGATCATGGGCCTGTCCGGCGCCGGGGCCCCGCTGGGCTTCCTCGGCCAGTTCCAGGCCTGCATCGGCCCGCTGTGCGTGACCGTGGCCTGGGCCGTGATCGGGCTGTCGCTGGCCCGCAAGTTCTTCCGCTGGGACCCCAAGCGGTCCGGTCGCTGA
- a CDS encoding ABC transporter ATP-binding protein produces MSDEAVIEIRDLHLDYGNFTAVDGISLAVPPGQVLALLGTNGAGKTSTVDVLTGFQRPTSGTVRVLGADPLTERRKIATRVGIVLQEAGFLETLTVAETVDAWRRFTPGARPRAEALEMVDLGGRAGVTVGKLSGGEKRRLDLTLGLLGGPDVLFLDEPTTGLDPEARRNVWQLLRELILGGMTVLLTTHYMEEAEALADQVAIMDRGRIVREGTLAEITARSATAVSFRLPPALGAADLPPLEGAEVAEHEGRVLVHTHEPQRTLATLLGWAAGRGVELAELDVSAGSLEDAFLAAAAGERSSR; encoded by the coding sequence GTGAGTGACGAAGCGGTAATCGAGATACGCGACCTCCACCTGGACTACGGGAATTTCACCGCGGTGGACGGCATTTCGCTGGCCGTGCCCCCGGGGCAGGTGCTGGCGCTGCTCGGCACCAACGGGGCCGGCAAGACCAGCACGGTCGACGTGCTGACCGGCTTCCAGCGGCCGACCAGCGGCACCGTCCGGGTGCTCGGCGCCGACCCGTTGACCGAGCGGCGGAAGATCGCCACGCGAGTCGGCATTGTCTTGCAGGAGGCCGGTTTCCTCGAGACCCTCACGGTGGCCGAGACGGTCGACGCCTGGCGCCGGTTCACCCCGGGCGCCCGGCCGCGGGCCGAGGCGCTGGAGATGGTCGACCTCGGCGGCCGGGCCGGGGTCACGGTCGGGAAGCTCTCCGGTGGCGAGAAGCGCCGCCTCGACCTGACCCTCGGCCTGCTCGGCGGGCCCGACGTGCTGTTCCTCGACGAGCCGACCACCGGGCTCGACCCGGAGGCGCGCCGCAACGTCTGGCAGCTGCTGCGCGAGCTCATCCTCGGCGGCATGACGGTGCTGCTCACCACGCACTACATGGAAGAGGCCGAGGCGCTCGCCGACCAGGTCGCGATCATGGACCGCGGCCGGATCGTGCGGGAGGGCACGCTCGCCGAGATCACCGCGCGCTCGGCCACCGCCGTCTCGTTCCGGCTGCCGCCCGCGCTCGGCGCCGCCGACCTGCCGCCGCTGGAGGGCGCCGAGGTGGCCGAGCACGAAGGCCGGGTCCTCGTGCACACCCACGAACCACAGCGCACCCTGGCCACCCTGCTCGGCTGGGCGGCCGGGCGCGGGGTCGAGCTGGCCGAGCTGGACGTCAGCGCCGGCTCGCTGGAAGACGCGTTCCTGGCGGCCGCCGCCGGGGAGAGGAGCTCACGATGA
- a CDS encoding thiopeptide-type bacteriocin biosynthesis protein, with amino-acid sequence MAEWLYYRVPVEPAGAGEPLLRTVVAPVVGQLRAEVPDLRWFFLRFLDATGLHVRWRLSAGPAALNRVEQVVDEALAGAYSKHVYEPEIAKFGDMAVAERLFQLSSETALELLARHRDGSRSGLAAALMLAMTAGLPERQRPAFLHQYGWYWSGGPARRPWTAAPWTSLADPRVRAKAGGLLAEANAVLGGPSGELLRGFARQFWAAADSMPLRSGYFQLFHHLHLAGNRLGVFPAAEAVIARLLFLSAVDQQLHHLTLVT; translated from the coding sequence ATGGCTGAATGGCTCTACTACCGCGTCCCGGTCGAACCGGCCGGGGCGGGCGAGCCGCTGCTGCGCACCGTGGTGGCCCCCGTCGTCGGGCAGTTGCGCGCGGAGGTGCCGGACCTGCGCTGGTTCTTCCTGAGGTTCCTCGACGCCACCGGCCTGCACGTGCGCTGGCGGCTGAGCGCCGGGCCCGCCGCGTTGAACCGCGTCGAGCAGGTTGTCGACGAAGCGCTGGCCGGCGCGTACAGCAAGCACGTCTACGAGCCGGAGATCGCAAAATTCGGCGACATGGCGGTCGCCGAACGACTCTTCCAGCTGAGCAGTGAAACTGCGCTGGAGCTGCTGGCCCGGCACCGCGACGGCAGCCGTTCGGGGCTCGCCGCCGCGTTGATGCTGGCCATGACCGCCGGCCTGCCCGAGCGGCAGCGCCCGGCTTTCCTGCACCAGTACGGCTGGTACTGGTCGGGCGGCCCGGCCCGGCGCCCGTGGACGGCGGCGCCGTGGACCTCGCTGGCCGACCCGCGGGTGCGCGCCAAGGCGGGCGGGCTGCTGGCCGAGGCGAACGCCGTGCTCGGCGGACCGTCCGGGGAACTGCTCCGCGGTTTCGCTCGGCAATTCTGGGCGGCGGCCGATTCGATGCCGCTGCGGTCGGGTTACTTTCAGCTTTTCCATCACCTGCACCTGGCCGGAAATCGTCTCGGGGTGTTCCCCGCGGCGGAGGCGGTGATCGCCCGACTGCTCTTCCTTTCGGCCGTTGACCAGCAGCTTCACCACCTGACACTTGTCACGTGA
- a CDS encoding SagB/ThcOx family dehydrogenase gives MTTIDHPRPATRLGLRSDVRIDEHDGTLRLLSRVGSFALHGATPEVTRALRELAVTPRADLGLPETEPRQLRQIVERAKQLFVRFVESDGRVLVRIEATSRVSAYEPAVVPADARLRLSKFALLRTLDNELVLESPLVQHRVTLVDPAATAVVARLGTEGTAADLGGLLPEDATAELVGHLVGAGFVERGTAAGFPSDTEAVLRQWDFHDLLSHSRARSGRFDQPFGGIFPYLGEIEPRPAIKPVPDGPSIELYRPELDDVLATDPSLTAVLEARTSVRQYGEKPLTARQIGEWLYRTARVRAVYGPTPNAPYEASTRPYPCGGAAYELELYLTVQRCDGIEPGIYYYDPVGHRLVLVNDGAADREALLQTASIATALQADPDVLVTMTSRFQRLSWKYRAIAYSVSLKHAGVLYQTMYLVATAMGLAPCGLGSGDSDLAARAFGLDYLTESSVGDFILGSRPVPAADAPPRPLPESWQAVNDPGWASSAYSLLRERHWTSS, from the coding sequence ATGACCACGATCGACCACCCCCGCCCCGCCACCCGGCTCGGCCTGCGCTCCGACGTCCGGATCGACGAGCACGACGGCACCCTCCGGCTGCTCAGCCGGGTCGGCTCGTTCGCGCTGCACGGCGCCACCCCGGAGGTGACGCGGGCGCTGCGCGAGCTGGCGGTCACCCCGCGCGCCGACCTCGGCCTGCCCGAAACGGAGCCACGCCAGCTGCGGCAGATCGTGGAGCGCGCGAAGCAGCTCTTCGTCCGCTTCGTCGAGTCCGACGGCCGGGTCCTGGTCCGGATCGAGGCGACCAGTCGCGTCAGCGCGTACGAGCCGGCGGTCGTGCCAGCGGACGCCCGGCTGCGGCTGTCGAAGTTCGCCCTGCTGCGCACTCTGGACAACGAGCTGGTGTTGGAGTCCCCCTTGGTCCAGCACCGGGTGACGCTCGTCGACCCGGCCGCGACCGCCGTCGTCGCGCGGCTCGGCACCGAGGGCACGGCCGCGGACCTGGGCGGCCTGCTGCCCGAGGACGCCACGGCGGAACTGGTCGGGCACCTCGTCGGCGCGGGTTTTGTCGAGCGGGGCACGGCCGCGGGTTTCCCGTCCGACACCGAAGCGGTGCTGCGCCAGTGGGACTTCCACGACCTGCTCAGCCACTCGCGGGCCCGCAGCGGCCGGTTCGACCAGCCGTTCGGCGGGATTTTCCCGTACCTGGGCGAAATCGAGCCGCGTCCGGCGATCAAGCCGGTGCCGGACGGGCCGTCGATCGAGCTGTACCGGCCGGAGCTGGACGACGTGCTCGCCACCGACCCGTCGCTCACCGCCGTGCTGGAGGCCCGCACCTCGGTCCGCCAGTACGGGGAAAAGCCTTTGACAGCAAGGCAGATCGGCGAATGGCTCTACCGGACCGCGCGGGTTCGGGCGGTGTACGGGCCCACTCCCAACGCGCCGTACGAGGCGAGCACCCGGCCGTACCCGTGCGGTGGCGCGGCGTACGAGCTGGAGCTGTACCTCACCGTGCAGCGCTGCGACGGCATCGAGCCCGGCATCTACTACTACGACCCGGTGGGCCACCGGCTGGTGCTGGTCAACGACGGGGCGGCCGACCGGGAGGCCCTGCTCCAGACCGCTTCGATCGCGACCGCGCTGCAGGCCGACCCGGACGTGCTGGTGACGATGACGTCGAGGTTCCAGCGGCTCTCGTGGAAGTACCGCGCCATCGCGTATTCCGTGAGCCTCAAGCACGCCGGGGTGCTGTACCAGACGATGTACCTGGTGGCGACCGCGATGGGGCTGGCGCCGTGCGGCCTCGGCAGCGGCGACTCCGACCTCGCGGCCCGCGCGTTCGGCCTCGACTACCTGACCGAGTCCAGCGTCGGCGACTTCATCCTCGGCAGCCGCCCGGTGCCGGCCGCGGACGCGCCGCCGCGCCCGCTGCCCGAGAGCTGGCAGGCGGTGAACGACCCCGGGTGGGCGTCGAGCGCGTACTCGCTGCTGCGTGAACGGCACTGGACCTCGTCGTGA